In Candidatus Kapaibacterium sp., one DNA window encodes the following:
- a CDS encoding DUF2723 domain-containing protein, with protein MPGTRVSHVQSRESPSGPLFPPPFWYGALGCLAAATALYLVTCAPDVTYTDSGELAACCVVWGVAHPTGYPLFTLLGRLWVTLLPFVPPINALNALAALWTALSAVAFFGLCWEFLSLTEKPEEPVQQAAVCAITTLAYVSARTVWEQGTALEVYSLHLLLLWLVTWAVLMAWRTSSMRWLLLSAYIVGLGLAHHAMTVLLLPAVAWLYVPMFRQRGRQPLGLLFGLALLPLLLYVTLPLRSAAEPPLDWGGVARSPDKFLYHVTGRQYQVWMLADSTTWQKHAELFAHLLPWQLGVVGLPIVALGIWRLWRQSRYLLGWLVVLIGSCLLYAFSYSIHDIAPYFLQAYGGLLLALAVGLAFLWKRLPRVHWLLGAIPIVNLAGNWQVNDRSSDYTVAAYVQLIGEIAQPNALIISSQWDFWCSAFWYKQVVEGFRPDIALVEQELVRRTWYLQQLQRWYPDVMRCCADALRLYEQQLEPFEAGQPYDAVRLQRAYENFFNSLIAAHIQTRPVYLSPDILVREPAIGAAYAKVPEILLLRLHPTPDTLPGSLQRLDFTKLAQSLRRQRSSLDRELREAVVRGIRASLLYARQHGQLSVAERLEDYLNAFGATVHSLP; from the coding sequence GGTGCGCTTGGCTGTCTTGCGGCAGCTACTGCCCTCTACTTGGTAACATGCGCGCCCGACGTCACCTATACGGACTCCGGGGAGCTTGCCGCCTGCTGTGTCGTCTGGGGAGTAGCCCACCCGACTGGATACCCTCTGTTCACGCTGCTTGGGCGTCTGTGGGTGACGCTACTTCCTTTCGTCCCGCCAATTAATGCGCTCAACGCACTAGCGGCTCTTTGGACAGCCCTCTCCGCGGTCGCCTTCTTCGGACTCTGCTGGGAATTCCTCTCGCTGACTGAAAAGCCGGAGGAGCCAGTGCAGCAAGCGGCTGTCTGCGCGATCACAACGCTCGCCTATGTGTCAGCACGAACCGTCTGGGAGCAAGGAACAGCGCTTGAGGTCTACTCACTGCATCTCCTCTTGCTCTGGCTCGTGACGTGGGCAGTGCTAATGGCATGGCGTACTAGCTCCATGCGGTGGCTGCTGTTGAGTGCTTACATCGTGGGGCTAGGCTTGGCACACCACGCAATGACCGTGCTGCTCCTGCCTGCCGTCGCATGGCTTTATGTGCCGATGTTCCGTCAGCGTGGAAGACAGCCTCTCGGCTTACTGTTTGGACTTGCTCTGCTACCCTTGCTGCTGTACGTAACGCTGCCCTTGCGGAGCGCGGCCGAGCCACCGCTAGATTGGGGCGGAGTTGCCCGCAGCCCTGACAAGTTCCTTTACCACGTCACCGGCAGACAATACCAGGTTTGGATGTTGGCCGACAGCACGACATGGCAGAAGCATGCTGAGCTCTTTGCCCACCTCCTGCCATGGCAGCTCGGTGTTGTGGGACTTCCAATCGTTGCTCTCGGCATCTGGCGGCTATGGCGGCAATCCCGATACCTTTTGGGCTGGCTCGTAGTGCTCATCGGTAGCTGCCTGCTCTACGCCTTCTCCTATAGCATCCACGACATCGCTCCCTACTTCCTACAGGCATACGGTGGACTGCTCCTCGCGCTGGCCGTGGGTCTTGCCTTCCTCTGGAAACGCCTCCCTCGCGTCCACTGGTTGTTGGGAGCTATCCCTATCGTGAACCTGGCCGGCAACTGGCAAGTCAACGACCGGAGCAGCGACTACACTGTAGCTGCCTACGTACAGCTCATCGGGGAAATTGCTCAGCCGAACGCGCTCATCATCTCCTCGCAGTGGGACTTCTGGTGCTCGGCTTTCTGGTACAAGCAGGTAGTCGAAGGATTCCGGCCAGACATCGCCCTCGTTGAGCAGGAGCTCGTGCGCCGCACGTGGTACCTCCAGCAGCTCCAGCGATGGTATCCCGACGTCATGCGCTGCTGTGCTGATGCATTACGCCTCTACGAGCAACAGCTCGAACCCTTCGAAGCCGGCCAGCCGTACGATGCCGTCCGCTTGCAGCGAGCCTACGAGAACTTCTTCAACTCCCTGATTGCCGCGCATATCCAGACTCGTCCCGTCTACCTCTCACCAGACATTCTCGTCCGCGAGCCAGCTATTGGAGCAGCCTACGCGAAGGTCCCGGAGATTCTCCTACTGCGCCTACACCCAACCCCTGACACTCTCCCCGGCTCTCTGCAACGCTTAGACTTCACCAAGCTTGCCCAGAGTCTACGCCGACAGCGTTCATCGCTAGACCGAGAACTCCGGGAAGCAGTCGTCCGCGGGATAAGGGCTTCCCTCTTGTACGCTCGTCAACACGGACAGCTTAGTGTAGCGGAACGTCTGGAAGATTACCTCAATGCCTTCGGTGCAACCGTCCATAGCTTGCCTTGA
- the hutI gene encoding imidazolonepropionase has translation MALLVTNIGQLVTVRAEGARVKVGEAMQELGIVHDAAMVVEERILWVGPKTEAYSLRSTGLLQWEAEWDVGGRVVIPGFVDAHTHMVFSGSRVEEYSQRLRGATYAEIAAAGGGIMTTVRTVRATGEEELFRQASALLWSALQHGTTTAEIKSGYGLTTADELKLLRVIRRLAQELPLRIVPTFMGAHAFPPEYRNCRSKYIELICQEMLPAVAAEGLAEYCDVFVDEGYFTPQEAERILRTAQDYGLRPRLHADELAPVGAAELAARVGAVSADHLLHVSDAGIAALRSAGTIAVLLPGTAYTLRLPYAPARRLIAAGVPVALATDCNPGSCFCENMQVVLSLACQCMGMLPEEALVAATLNGAAALERSHLLGSLEVGKYADFLVLRLQDVREMVYHFGVNHVAEVWIGGRCVWKASA, from the coding sequence ATGGCGCTCTTGGTGACCAACATTGGACAACTGGTCACCGTCCGGGCAGAGGGCGCACGGGTCAAGGTAGGGGAGGCCATGCAGGAACTGGGGATCGTGCACGATGCCGCTATGGTGGTGGAGGAGCGTATCCTTTGGGTTGGGCCCAAGACGGAGGCGTACTCGCTTAGGTCTACTGGGCTCCTCCAGTGGGAAGCAGAGTGGGACGTCGGGGGGCGAGTCGTCATTCCTGGCTTCGTCGATGCTCACACGCATATGGTCTTCTCTGGTTCTCGGGTCGAGGAGTATTCCCAGCGGCTGCGGGGAGCGACGTACGCTGAAATTGCCGCAGCGGGCGGCGGTATCATGACGACAGTGCGTACTGTCCGCGCCACTGGCGAGGAGGAATTGTTCCGCCAAGCTTCGGCACTCCTCTGGAGCGCACTCCAGCATGGCACGACGACTGCAGAGATCAAGAGCGGTTATGGGCTGACGACAGCCGACGAGCTGAAGCTCCTCCGCGTAATTCGCCGCTTGGCGCAAGAGCTCCCCCTTCGAATTGTGCCGACCTTCATGGGAGCTCATGCTTTCCCACCGGAGTACCGCAACTGTCGCTCCAAGTACATAGAGCTAATCTGCCAGGAGATGCTCCCTGCGGTTGCAGCAGAGGGATTAGCGGAGTACTGTGATGTCTTCGTGGACGAAGGGTACTTCACCCCGCAAGAGGCAGAGCGCATCCTACGAACGGCGCAGGACTACGGCCTGCGTCCACGCCTCCATGCTGATGAGCTGGCACCCGTTGGGGCTGCAGAACTGGCTGCGCGGGTAGGCGCTGTCTCGGCTGACCATCTGCTCCATGTCTCCGATGCGGGCATCGCCGCTCTCCGAAGTGCTGGGACCATCGCCGTTCTACTGCCTGGGACAGCATACACATTGCGGCTCCCATATGCACCTGCACGGAGGCTGATTGCGGCAGGTGTACCCGTTGCTCTAGCCACTGACTGCAACCCGGGCTCATGCTTCTGCGAGAACATGCAGGTAGTGCTCTCCTTGGCGTGCCAGTGCATGGGAATGCTGCCAGAGGAAGCCCTTGTGGCAGCAACGCTCAATGGGGCTGCCGCGTTAGAACGTTCGCACCTTCTGGGGAGCCTGGAGGTCGGCAAGTACGCTGATTTCCTCGTGTTGCGGCTCCAAGACGTTCGGGAGATGGTCTACCACTTCGGTGTCAACCACGTAGCCGAGGTCTGGATTGGGGGGCGCTGCGTGTGGAAGGCCTCGGCATGA
- a CDS encoding PorV/PorQ family protein codes for MQPRTLWQSAIIVLLGVASSSAQLYAPSAGEFKKVGAAGSQFLKLPIGARAVGLGGSAGAVNDLTAIYWNPAGVGDITGISGHFSHTQWFGGFSHNFAAVAVPLGENFRLAGSFISFASGDIPVTTLEQPEGTGATYTISDVAVGVTFGGRVTEQFSFGVTGRFVQNSLLDVSATGVTFDVGTFYQTDFYGLRLGFSVHNLGPNMEYSGQGLYLQRRLIDALNSDPTAMSIVTNPYAIPLMFRAGIAFDALSVIQGRPATAKLYSEGHQEHRLIAALDFETYSDVPEQFAVGAEYTWNDLLSVRAGYRFGNDQMWLSGGVGVRYVGSGFRGQLDYALTPTRRLGLVNRLSLTVTLE; via the coding sequence ATGCAGCCGAGAACTCTGTGGCAGAGCGCTATCATTGTGCTGCTTGGGGTGGCTAGTAGCAGTGCCCAGCTCTATGCGCCCTCAGCAGGCGAGTTCAAGAAGGTAGGAGCAGCGGGATCACAGTTCTTGAAGCTGCCCATAGGAGCTCGCGCTGTTGGGCTCGGCGGCAGTGCTGGAGCCGTCAATGATTTGACAGCCATCTACTGGAATCCAGCCGGCGTCGGGGACATTACGGGCATCAGCGGCCACTTCTCCCATACGCAGTGGTTCGGAGGGTTTTCGCACAACTTCGCAGCAGTAGCAGTGCCATTGGGGGAGAATTTCCGGCTCGCCGGTAGTTTCATTAGCTTCGCCAGCGGTGATATCCCCGTGACGACCTTAGAGCAGCCCGAGGGGACAGGGGCAACATACACCATCTCCGATGTTGCCGTTGGAGTTACCTTCGGTGGGCGTGTGACAGAGCAGTTCTCCTTCGGCGTCACTGGGCGATTCGTCCAAAACAGTCTGTTAGATGTCTCTGCGACGGGTGTGACCTTCGACGTCGGAACTTTCTACCAGACGGATTTCTACGGGCTGCGCTTGGGCTTTTCCGTGCACAACTTGGGGCCGAACATGGAGTACTCTGGACAGGGGCTCTACCTCCAGCGTCGGCTCATAGATGCTTTGAACTCTGACCCAACGGCTATGAGCATCGTAACGAACCCTTATGCCATCCCATTGATGTTCCGAGCAGGCATTGCATTCGATGCTCTCAGCGTTATCCAGGGTCGGCCGGCTACAGCTAAGCTTTACTCTGAGGGCCACCAAGAACATCGCCTCATTGCGGCCTTGGATTTTGAGACCTACTCCGACGTGCCGGAGCAGTTTGCTGTCGGGGCTGAGTATACGTGGAACGACCTACTGTCGGTGCGAGCGGGCTACCGTTTTGGGAACGACCAAATGTGGCTGTCAGGAGGGGTAGGAGTTCGATACGTTGGGAGCGGTTTCCGTGGACAGCTAGACTACGCCCTCACCCCAACCCGCCGATTGGGGCTAGTCAACCGACTGAGCTTAACGGTGACGTTGGAGTGA
- a CDS encoding TonB-dependent receptor, which produces MRRLVLWTVGLMIPLSVTWAGIYGVLAGRVTDKEGKPIPGATVRIEGTTLGGFARPDGRFSIVNVPVGTYTVVIRAIGYREVRLQVRISADQTTEISVQLEPEAVRVQEVTVEAKAPLVEKYAIGTLRNVTSEEIRNIPRQTVQQVALLTPGVLAAGNGFIVRGSRAIETQIRLDGLDIADQFVGAFGNGGFRYFPTVTNLAVEEVQVLTGNFAAEYGNALGGVVNTVTKTGRTDRYEATFRFYTDDIAFLYGSARNGLRRLPRKEYNYELAFGGPIPLLSGSTFYLSAQYLTNQYRNAGLDVKDPWGNSWGQLPQDRTWMRSLSARLKFALTKDISLLVGGMFGLTDYERPSIGWMYARDEGIVNGESNGVQEYFAKRAVIDQFVGNVLARVTHALGQATYYELTVSNTWNVNEVSRRYLAYEPGRGWVKNYFDRPHFFEGFSLWYPQDRYVVEGNQLLPRELRGGVGDKVIDHYTLLTGQTVSEDGYLITVRPIRHPWTGYVEGGSNATSTRNPYGLQGFFIAAGNERAFEFRYSEYLQVDGYITSRVEAGEVVHLLKAGFEARFLTLHHHYNSLPWDGNAFFDVYTDRWGGNIYAENQQVWELTSKPYKPYTVAAYIQDQFSYRGMILNVGLRLDYFQPNAKYRTESQRFIPIQDQAYFAPAKAKLNLSPRVSVNYPITERSTFSVAYGIFQQMPQPTFLYDALNTFRLRGNQILGNPNLGTQRSNQYQVSYAHALTEDFAVDVTAFYKDIYNQVGLRYVPTLPDPYSEYTVAEYGNVRGLEVRLRRRPVGNVGFDINYTLSYARGTASGPTTQYWQTILAGEDPYTGTKTFPLTEYYLDYDRRHVLNFSLSFFLREGEGPSIAGLRPFENTTLNFTGVFATGTPYTKRDRQGNQVGEYNGARQPSDWTVDLRLQRAIPLGSLFGEAFRSATLELYIDVFNLLNTTHPIAVYERTGSPDYDGESLNRQLGDFSATNWYRDADPNRPETISPAQYDSFGRRLYSPDADFNRDGVVTQEEKYQSYLRWVRDTVARQLNYRLPRSVNLGFLLRF; this is translated from the coding sequence ATGCGGCGCCTTGTGCTGTGGACAGTTGGACTCATGATCCCACTCAGCGTGACCTGGGCGGGTATCTATGGCGTCCTGGCGGGACGAGTAACGGACAAAGAGGGTAAACCTATCCCCGGAGCGACCGTCCGGATAGAGGGAACAACCCTTGGAGGATTTGCTCGCCCGGATGGGCGATTTAGCATTGTGAATGTGCCCGTCGGTACCTATACTGTCGTCATACGCGCCATTGGCTATCGGGAGGTGCGCTTACAGGTTCGAATCTCTGCAGACCAAACGACGGAGATCTCTGTACAGTTGGAGCCTGAGGCTGTGCGGGTACAGGAGGTGACAGTGGAGGCGAAGGCCCCACTAGTGGAGAAGTACGCCATAGGGACTCTACGGAATGTCACCTCTGAAGAGATTCGGAACATCCCGCGCCAGACAGTCCAACAAGTCGCGCTCCTTACCCCGGGTGTGCTGGCCGCAGGAAATGGCTTCATTGTCCGTGGCAGCCGAGCCATTGAGACCCAGATCCGGCTTGACGGGCTGGACATTGCTGACCAGTTCGTTGGGGCTTTTGGCAACGGTGGTTTCCGCTACTTCCCAACAGTGACCAATCTGGCAGTTGAAGAAGTGCAGGTACTAACGGGCAATTTCGCTGCTGAGTACGGCAATGCCTTGGGAGGTGTGGTCAACACGGTGACCAAGACTGGACGAACAGACCGTTATGAAGCGACCTTCCGCTTCTACACGGACGATATTGCCTTCCTCTACGGTTCGGCAAGGAATGGACTCCGGCGACTGCCTCGGAAGGAGTACAACTACGAACTGGCGTTTGGTGGACCCATTCCCTTGCTGAGCGGTTCGACCTTCTACTTAAGCGCACAGTATCTGACCAACCAATATCGGAATGCGGGTCTGGATGTGAAGGATCCCTGGGGTAACTCCTGGGGGCAGCTCCCGCAAGATCGGACGTGGATGCGCTCACTCAGTGCGCGGCTGAAGTTCGCCCTCACGAAAGACATCAGCCTGTTGGTGGGTGGCATGTTTGGGTTGACGGACTACGAGCGGCCATCGATCGGCTGGATGTACGCTCGGGATGAGGGCATAGTGAATGGAGAGTCCAACGGTGTCCAGGAATACTTCGCAAAGCGTGCGGTCATAGACCAGTTCGTTGGCAACGTCTTAGCCCGTGTCACCCACGCCTTGGGGCAGGCTACGTACTACGAGCTGACGGTCTCCAATACTTGGAACGTCAACGAAGTATCGCGCCGCTACTTAGCCTACGAGCCTGGCCGCGGATGGGTGAAGAACTACTTTGATCGTCCCCATTTCTTTGAAGGGTTCAGCCTCTGGTATCCGCAGGACCGTTATGTCGTGGAGGGTAACCAGCTGTTGCCGAGGGAGCTGCGGGGAGGGGTTGGGGATAAAGTCATTGACCACTACACGCTCCTTACTGGACAGACGGTGAGCGAAGATGGGTACCTCATCACTGTACGCCCGATTCGCCACCCGTGGACTGGATACGTGGAGGGAGGTAGCAACGCTACGAGCACCCGCAATCCGTACGGGTTGCAGGGCTTCTTCATTGCTGCCGGGAATGAGCGGGCTTTTGAGTTCAGGTACTCAGAGTACCTACAGGTAGACGGCTACATCACTAGCCGAGTGGAGGCAGGAGAAGTGGTGCACCTCCTCAAGGCGGGATTTGAAGCTAGATTCCTAACACTCCACCACCACTACAACAGCTTGCCGTGGGATGGGAACGCATTCTTTGACGTCTACACCGACCGCTGGGGTGGCAACATCTACGCTGAGAATCAACAGGTGTGGGAGCTAACGAGCAAACCGTACAAGCCCTACACGGTGGCTGCCTATATCCAGGACCAGTTCTCCTACCGAGGAATGATCCTGAATGTGGGGCTCCGACTGGATTACTTCCAGCCGAACGCGAAGTATCGTACCGAGAGCCAGCGCTTCATCCCAATTCAGGACCAGGCATACTTCGCCCCAGCAAAGGCAAAGCTGAATCTGAGTCCTCGAGTCTCTGTGAACTATCCAATCACGGAGCGCTCCACGTTCTCGGTCGCTTACGGTATCTTCCAGCAGATGCCTCAGCCGACGTTCCTGTATGACGCTCTGAATACCTTCCGCCTCCGCGGGAACCAAATCCTCGGCAACCCCAACCTGGGAACGCAGCGGAGCAATCAGTACCAGGTTTCCTATGCACATGCACTGACGGAGGACTTCGCAGTAGACGTGACGGCCTTCTACAAGGACATCTACAACCAGGTAGGGCTTCGCTATGTCCCGACTCTGCCAGATCCGTACTCGGAGTACACCGTTGCTGAGTACGGGAACGTTCGAGGGCTGGAGGTCCGACTCCGGCGCCGTCCGGTGGGGAACGTCGGATTTGACATCAACTATACCCTCTCCTACGCTCGTGGTACAGCCTCTGGGCCTACGACGCAGTACTGGCAAACCATCCTGGCAGGCGAAGACCCCTACACGGGCACGAAGACCTTCCCATTGACCGAGTACTACCTTGACTACGACCGTCGCCATGTGCTGAACTTCTCGCTCTCCTTCTTCCTCCGTGAAGGTGAGGGCCCATCCATTGCTGGGCTACGACCCTTTGAGAATACGACGCTGAACTTTACGGGGGTGTTTGCCACTGGGACTCCCTACACGAAGCGGGATCGCCAGGGGAATCAGGTGGGTGAGTACAATGGTGCACGGCAGCCGTCGGACTGGACTGTGGACTTACGGCTGCAGCGAGCAATTCCTCTTGGTTCTCTCTTTGGAGAGGCTTTCCGCAGCGCCACGTTGGAGCTGTACATCGATGTCTTCAACCTACTCAACACCACCCACCCGATTGCCGTCTACGAGCGTACCGGCAGTCCTGACTACGACGGAGAGAGCCTCAACCGGCAGTTAGGGGATTTCAGCGCGACGAACTGGTATCGAGACGCAGATCCAAACCGTCCCGAGACCATCAGTCCAGCACAGTACGACAGCTTTGGTCGGCGTCTTTACTCTCCGGATGCCGATTTCAATCGGGACGGGGTCGTGACGCAAGAAGAGAAGTACCAGAGCTATCTCCGGTGGGTGCGGGATACGGTGGCTCGACAGCTCAACTACCGTCTTCCCCGATCGGTCAATCTGGGCTTCCTGCTGCGCTTCTGA
- a CDS encoding SDR family oxidoreductase — MPTVLITGASGNAGQQVTAHFLERGWSVHAHCHTPEGVERLRQTLPTGLQQRLSIAIGDLAQQEAVEAYFSAAPRPVHAVVHLVGGIRAGMLLEETPPEVLAEMLQLNVTTTFLVLRAALPLLRETKGAIVTVAAKAALRPEERKAAYAAAKAAVIALTQAAAEEGRPYGVRANVVVPSILRTPANLEWARGGEEERWLSLEEFAAAIFMLCSEEGRAITGAVIPMYGGIPA; from the coding sequence ATGCCGACGGTGCTCATCACTGGTGCAAGTGGGAACGCTGGACAGCAAGTGACGGCGCACTTCCTGGAGCGGGGATGGTCTGTCCATGCCCATTGTCACACTCCGGAAGGTGTCGAGCGACTCCGCCAAACCCTCCCCACAGGACTTCAACAGCGCTTGAGCATTGCCATTGGGGACCTGGCTCAGCAGGAGGCCGTCGAGGCCTACTTCTCTGCGGCACCACGTCCGGTCCATGCGGTGGTGCATTTAGTTGGAGGCATTCGGGCTGGGATGCTGCTGGAGGAGACTCCGCCGGAGGTGCTCGCAGAGATGCTGCAGCTCAACGTCACGACGACTTTCCTGGTACTCCGAGCCGCCCTCCCGCTACTCCGAGAGACCAAGGGCGCAATCGTGACAGTAGCGGCAAAGGCTGCTCTCCGTCCGGAAGAGCGGAAGGCTGCATACGCTGCTGCCAAGGCCGCTGTCATTGCTCTGACGCAGGCTGCTGCTGAAGAGGGGCGTCCGTACGGCGTACGGGCTAACGTTGTAGTTCCTTCTATCCTGCGCACACCGGCGAACTTGGAGTGGGCTCGTGGCGGGGAGGAGGAGCGGTGGCTTTCCCTTGAGGAGTTTGCTGCCGCAATCTTCATGCTCTGCTCCGAAGAGGGGCGAGCCATCACGGGCGCGGTTATTCCTATGTACGGCGGAATCCCAGCGTGA
- a CDS encoding sugar phosphate nucleotidyltransferase, with the protein MNAVATILAGGVDIYLWPESREQIPKFLLPLLSDGSMLQNTLQRLRPLFSSDRIAIATTASLQHLLWEHLPNFPTEQFIIEPIARNTAPCLVYAALWWERRSSPDVLVLFPADHAIANLGEFHQSVETAVWTAYTTQRPVLLGLPPRYPETRFGYLQVEECPDPSLAQRGVLRVRTFAEKPDRETAQRFIDSGDFLWHTGIVALPIATLWELLCRHLPDYYSLFAPLLRSASELSPEHIERIYRQLRPLSLEHGLLEPAAAQMLALRCSFDWTDVGTWDEVYRRALKDPRGNVLHGDVIAIDTSGCYVSALGGKPIALIGLNGLIVVDTDVATLICPRGASERVAEIVHYLRRKKMRHLL; encoded by the coding sequence ATGAACGCCGTTGCGACAATCTTAGCTGGCGGTGTGGACATATACCTGTGGCCGGAGAGCCGGGAGCAGATACCCAAGTTCCTCCTCCCTCTCCTTTCAGACGGTTCGATGCTTCAAAATACCCTCCAGAGACTCCGTCCGCTCTTCAGTTCTGACCGGATCGCGATTGCGACAACGGCCTCACTCCAACACCTCCTATGGGAACATCTCCCCAACTTCCCTACTGAGCAGTTCATCATTGAGCCAATTGCCCGCAACACTGCACCCTGCCTCGTATACGCAGCCCTTTGGTGGGAACGGCGCTCCTCCCCAGATGTACTTGTCCTCTTCCCAGCCGACCATGCAATCGCAAACCTTGGGGAGTTCCACCAGAGCGTGGAGACTGCCGTCTGGACAGCCTATACAACTCAGCGACCAGTTCTGTTAGGCCTCCCTCCGCGCTATCCTGAGACTCGATTTGGCTACCTCCAAGTAGAGGAATGTCCGGACCCATCTCTAGCTCAGCGTGGGGTCCTACGAGTGCGGACATTTGCGGAGAAGCCCGATCGTGAGACCGCCCAGCGTTTCATTGATTCTGGCGACTTTCTCTGGCACACCGGGATCGTAGCGCTACCGATAGCGACCCTCTGGGAGCTGCTCTGCCGGCATCTTCCAGACTACTACTCCCTCTTTGCCCCACTGCTGCGCTCAGCTTCAGAGCTTTCTCCCGAGCACATAGAGCGCATCTATCGCCAGCTTCGCCCCCTATCGCTCGAACACGGATTACTGGAGCCAGCCGCTGCTCAGATGCTGGCACTCCGCTGCTCTTTCGACTGGACCGATGTTGGAACGTGGGACGAGGTCTATCGCCGCGCCCTGAAAGACCCACGTGGGAATGTCCTCCATGGCGACGTTATCGCCATAGATACCAGTGGTTGCTACGTCAGCGCCCTCGGGGGAAAGCCCATCGCCCTCATCGGACTCAACGGCCTCATCGTCGTTGACACCGACGTTGCAACCCTCATTTGCCCACGTGGAGCCTCCGAGCGCGTGGCCGAGATCGTGCACTACCTCCGCCGCAAGAAAATGCGGCACCTGCTATGA
- a CDS encoding sugar phosphate nucleotidyltransferase, with protein sequence MEAVAVIMAGGSGERFWPLSRQQRPKQLLRLTPSGRMLVEETVERLRGVLPLENVYVLTSAPLQSLLRRALPQIPPANVIAEPMRRNTAACILLAAAVVAERFGEGAPVVVAAFPSDHLVEPVEEFQRCLRKALARAGQGRELVTIGIPPTRPETGYGYIEVDALLEDAEGISVYSARRFREKPSREVAEEFVQSGSFLWNSGMFFWRLDVLLHSFRIYAPQFWQHWEGLRQVVRSVWGQPVEGAYPGLGAVFAELPDISVDYAIAERAERIATVRATFRWDDVGAWDALERVLQPDAHGNVVNGDVILLESQGCIVVDARTQPQPLVTLLGLRDSVVVLTDDAVLCCAKSHVQQVRQLVNYLRQQGYEALL encoded by the coding sequence ATGGAGGCCGTTGCTGTCATCATGGCTGGGGGCAGCGGGGAGCGGTTCTGGCCTTTGAGCCGGCAGCAGCGCCCGAAGCAGCTCCTACGCTTGACTCCGTCAGGGCGGATGCTGGTGGAAGAGACTGTGGAACGCCTCCGGGGAGTCCTCCCGCTGGAGAACGTCTATGTTCTAACCTCCGCTCCGCTGCAGAGCCTCCTACGGCGCGCCCTGCCGCAGATTCCGCCAGCAAACGTCATTGCAGAGCCGATGCGACGCAATACGGCCGCCTGTATACTCTTGGCTGCAGCCGTCGTTGCAGAGCGCTTCGGAGAGGGTGCCCCTGTCGTCGTGGCAGCCTTTCCGTCGGACCATCTCGTGGAGCCTGTGGAGGAGTTTCAACGGTGTCTGAGGAAAGCGCTCGCCCGGGCTGGGCAGGGAAGAGAGCTCGTAACGATTGGTATTCCGCCGACACGACCGGAGACGGGATACGGCTACATAGAAGTGGATGCGCTGCTAGAGGATGCTGAAGGAATCTCGGTCTACAGCGCCCGGCGCTTCCGAGAGAAACCCAGCCGAGAGGTGGCAGAGGAGTTCGTCCAGAGCGGCTCGTTCCTGTGGAACAGCGGGATGTTCTTCTGGCGGCTGGATGTGCTGTTGCACTCGTTCCGTATCTATGCACCTCAGTTCTGGCAGCACTGGGAAGGTCTTCGACAGGTAGTCCGCTCGGTGTGGGGGCAGCCGGTTGAGGGGGCCTATCCAGGGCTGGGGGCTGTCTTCGCTGAGCTGCCGGATATCTCGGTTGACTACGCGATTGCGGAGCGAGCGGAGCGGATTGCAACTGTTCGCGCTACGTTCCGGTGGGACGATGTCGGTGCGTGGGACGCGTTGGAGCGGGTCCTGCAGCCAGATGCCCATGGGAATGTCGTCAACGGCGACGTCATCCTCTTGGAGTCGCAGGGCTGTATCGTGGTGGATGCCCGAACACAGCCGCAGCCCCTGGTGACGCTCTTGGGGCTGCGTGATAGCGTCGTCGTGCTCACGGACGATGCCGTGCTCTGCTGCGCCAAATCGCATGTCCAGCAGGTGCGGCAGCTTGTCAATTACCTACGGCAGCAGGGATACGAGGCGCTGCTCTGA